GTAGCCGCTCGAGATGTCGTCGGCGGTCACGGTCTTGGTCGTGACGCCGTCCATGGTGGCGAGCATGGCGTTGACCTGGTCGACCGTGACGCCATCGGCCAGGCTGACCAGGGCCTTGCCGGCCTCGAACGAGGTGCCGGAACCCGCTGCCTCGTCTGCCGCCTGGGCGTCGTCGACGCGCTGCTGGTAGTCCTCGTCGACGACCGTGGCGGCCGCGTCGGCATCGTCGTCGACCCCCACGACGTTGCCGTCACCCGTGCCGTCGTCCACGATCACGGGCGCGGAGTCGCCCGTCGAGGCGGCCTCGGACGACTGGTCGGCCGCCTCGGTGGAGTCGTCAGTGGCGGCCTGCTCGGTGGTGGCCTGCGTGGAGGCGGAGGTCGAGCCAGCGGTGGGACGTCCCATGAGCTGCCACGCTCCGACCACGACGACGCAGGCGACGACGACCAGCAGGGCGACGAGGAGGTTGCGGTTCTTGGGGCGTCGTTCCTTCATGGGAGCCTCCAAGGGTCTGAGGTCGGTCTCGAACGGAGACGGTTTTCGCTCCTATAGTAGGCAACCTTCGCTTCAGGTACCTCGATGGTGACTGCGAACGGTAGGTGATGCCCCAGGAAGGCGGCGGGACCTTCCGGCAGGAGGGACCCCGGTCTCAGGCCCGGACCTAGTCGACCGACTTCAGGCTCTCCACCATGTCGATGGCCTTGAGCTTGCGGCGCATCGCGAGCATCACGATCACGGCGAAGACGAGCGTGAGCACGAAGGCCACCACGTAGCTCGCCGGGTGGATGGTCCGCCCGAACATGATGCGGTCGACCTCGGCCGTCACCACCACGAAGCCCTCCATGGCGGTGCCCACGGGCATCCCTACCACGGCCCCCAGCAGGGTGAGCAGGATCGTCTCGCGGAAGATGTAGGAGTTGACCTCGCGCGGCGTGAAGCCCAGCACCTTCAGGCTCGCGATCTCGCGGGAGCGCTCCTCCACGTTGATGTTGGTGAGGTCGAACAGGACGATGAAGGCGAGCGCCGCCGCCGAGACCACGAGCACCACCATCACGATGTCCATGCTCCTGAGCATCGTGCGGTAGGACTCTATCGTCTCGTCGATGTAGCTCACGGTGCTCACGCCGGACTCGTCATGGAGGTCGGACGTGATCTGGTCGCGCGCCGTGGCGTCGTCGGTCACCGAGGCATAGACCGTGGTGTAGGCGGGTGCGGCCTCGCCCGTGGACGCGTAGGCGTCCTTGCCGAGGTAGAGCAGGTCACCCACGTAGTTCTCGGTCACGCCCGTCACCGTGAGCTCGTGGGCCTGGCCGGTGGCGTTGCCCACGTCGTCCTGGTCGAAGAGCTCGACCGTGTCTCCCACGCCCACCCCCAGCGTCGTGGCGAGCTTCTCCGAGAGGATCACCGACGAGTCGTCGAGCGTGATGGGGTCATGGGTGAGACGGTCCCGGAAGGTGACCATGCCCGTGAAGGCGTCGCAGTCCTGCGGGATGGTGACCTGCACCACCGTCGAGTCATGGGTGGCCGAGCCCAGCTGCTTGTTGAGCGACTGCGTGCGGGCGTGGCCGTCGACGTCGCCCGTCCCGTCGAGGTACGTCACGACCGACTGGACGTCGTCCTCGCTCGCGTCGTCGTCCAGGCCGATGGTGCAGTCGTAGTGCGAGATCTGGCCGAACTGGTTGTCGATGATGTCGTTGATGGCGTCGCGCACGCCCAAGCCCGTGAGCAGCAGGGCCGTGCATCCCGCGATGCCGATCACGCACATGAGGAGGCGCCGCTTGTAGCGGAAGAGGTTGCGGAAGGTGACCTTCCAGGTGAACGACGTGCGCCGCCACAGGGGACCGATGCGCTCGAGCAGGATCCGCTTGCCTGCCTTGGGGGCCTTGGGCTGCATGAGGGCGGCCGGGGTCTCGCGCAGGGTCGCGACCACGGCGACCCAGGTGGCCAGCAGCGTGATGCCGACGCCCGCGGCGAGCGAGAGGCCACCGAGGACGGGGTCGATGCCCAGCGGGAAGGGCTGGCTCGGGACGTTGTAGATGATGCCGTAGGCGTTCATCACGACCATGGGCAGGACCTGCGACAGCACGAAGATGCCCACGATGCCGCCGACCACGCTCGCGACGGCGGCATAGACCAGGTACTTCGACGAGATGCGCGCGGTGGAGTAGCCGAGGGCCTTGTAGCAGCCGATCTGCGTGCGGTCGGACTCGACCATGCGGGTCATGGTGGTGAGCGCCACGAGCGCCGCCACGATGAAGAAGAACAGCGGGAAGATGGCCGCGATGTTGTCCATGCGCCTGGAGTCCGAGATGTACGACTCGGCCCCGTAGTTCTGCGTGCGGTCGAGGGTGTAGATGTCAGGCTGCGAGATGTCGTCGATCTGCGCCTGGGCGTCATCGATCTTGGCCTGGGCGTCGGCCAGCTGCGCGTCGGCCTCGTCACGGCTGGCCTGCCACTCCGCGAGGCCGGAGTCGTAGTCGGCCTGCCCGCTCGCGAGCTGGTCCCAGCCGTCGTCGAGCTGGGCGCGGGAGGAGTCGAGCGTGGCCTGCGCCTCGTCGAGCTGGGCGGTGGCGCTGGAGCGCTGTGCGTCGAGCGTGGACTGCGCGGAGGAGACCTGGGCACGGCCGTCGTCGATGGTCGCCTGCGCGGAGGAGAGCTCCGACTCGGCCTCCGTGATGCCCGACGTCAGGCTGGCGATGCCCGAGTCGAGCTGCGAGATGCCGTCGGTGAGCTTCGTCTCGGCGGAGATGGCCTCCGTGACGTCCTCGAGCTGCTCCTTGGCCGCCTCGAGCTGGGCCTCGACGGCCGCATACTCGGGCGTCCCCTCCGTCAGCGTCGCGAGCTGTGCCTCGAGCTGCGAGATCGCCGCGTCCAGCTTGGCCTTGCTGGCATCGAGCGCGTCGAGCGTGCCGGCCTGCCCCACCAACGCGTCGAGCTGCGCCTGGTAGGTGTCGCGCTGGCCCTGCAGCTCCTGCCGCTTCTGCTCGAGGCCCGCCTTGTTGGAGTTCTCCTGGTCGTCGGCATCGTAGCTCGGCGTCGAGGAGTTCCAGGACGCGAGCTGGGCGTCGAGCGTGGTCTGTGCCTCGTCGAGCTGCTCGTTCTTCTCGTCGATCGTGGCCTGGCCGCTCGCCAGCTGGTCTGCGGCCTCGGTGCGCTTCTCGGCCAGCTGGGAGACGCCGTCCGCATAGGAGGCCTCGCCGTCCTCGAGGGTCGCCTTGCTGTCCGCGAGGGTCGCCGCCGCATCGTCGAGCTGGGACTTCGCGTCATCGAGCTGCGCGTCGGCATCGGCCTTCTCCGACTCGAAGCTCGCCTTCTGGTCGTCGAGCTGCGTCTGGGCGTCGGCCTTGAGCTCGTCCTGCCGCTCCTGCTTGATCTGCGGGAGCGCGGCCTCGATGTTGTCCTTGGTCGCGTCGACCTTGTCCTGGTAGGCATCGGACCAGGCGACCTCGTCCTGGGCGCCCGCCGCCTTGACGTAGACCTCGGTGTAGGGGCAGGCGTCGGAGAAGTTGTCGTCGGTCACGTAGAGGTACTGGCCCAGGAGGCCGCTGCCCAGGGTGGTCGATCCCATGCTCGTGGACGAGATGTAGTTGGACGAGCTCACGAAGCCGACCACGGTGTACTCGCGCACGTCGAGGACGTCCGTGAGGTCGGAGGCGCCGTAGAGCACCGTGACCGTGTCGCCGATGCCCACGGAGCTGTCGGTGACGCGGTCGGCCGAGAGCACGCACTCCCCCTTCGCGGTCGGGAGCCGCCCGCTCTTCAGGGTCACGCGGTTGAGGTAGGAGGAGTCGGACGACTCGACCGAGAAGCCGTCGTCGCTCACGGTGGAGTCCGTGGCCGCGTCGGACGGCAGCGTGCTGATGCGCACGGCGTACTGCTCGCTGCCCAGGCTCGCCATGACGTCGGTGGAGCGGCCCGGCATGACGGCCTCGACGCCGTCGATGCCCGAGATGTCGTCCACCAGGTTGTCCGAGAAGCCCAGGGTGGAGACGAGGCGTATGTCGTAGAGGTTCGTGCCGTCGGTGAACTCGTCGCCGGCCGAGCGCATGTCGGGGCCGCACATGCGCAGGCCCGCATAGAAGCCGCAGCCCAGGGCCACGATGCCCGCGATGGCCAGGAAGCGGCCGAGCGAGTCCGTGATCGAGCGGCGGATCTCGGTGGAGAAGACGCTATGTGGACGGCGGCCCATCGGGCGCTACCACTCGACCGTGGAGGCGTCGACGGGGCTCGCGTTGGTCTCGACGCTCGTGGCACGACCCTCGTGGATGTGGATCACGCGGTCGGCGATGTCGCAGAAGGCCTGGTTGTGGGTCACGATGGCGACGGTGCGCCCCGTCTGGTGGCAGGTGTCCTGCAGCAGCTGCAGGATCTGCTTGCCGGTGCGGTAGTCGAGCGCGCCCGTGGGCTCGTCGCACAGGAGCAGCTTGGGGTTCTTGGCGAGCGCGCGGGCGATGGCCACGCGCTGCTGCTCGCCGCCCGAGAGCTGCGCCGGGAAGTTGTCCTTGCGCTCCGAGAGGCCCACCTCGTCGAGCACCGTGCCCGCGTCGAGCGGATCCTTGCAGATCTGGCTCGCGAGCTCGACGTTCTCGAGCGCGGTGAGGTTCTGGACGAGGTTGTAGAACTGGAAGACGAAGCCGATGTCGTAGCGGCGGTACATCGTGAGCTCGCGCTCGGAGTAGTCGCTCACGACGCTCCCGTCGAGCTCGATGGCACCGCTCGTGCACGAGTCCATGCCGCCGAGCATGTTGAGGACGGTCGTCTTGCCGGCGCCGGAGGGGCCCACGATGACCACGAGCTCGCCGGCCTCCATCGTGAAGTCCATGCCGTCCACCGCG
This genomic stretch from Atopobiaceae bacterium harbors:
- a CDS encoding FtsX-like permease family protein, producing MGRRPHSVFSTEIRRSITDSLGRFLAIAGIVALGCGFYAGLRMCGPDMRSAGDEFTDGTNLYDIRLVSTLGFSDNLVDDISGIDGVEAVMPGRSTDVMASLGSEQYAVRISTLPSDAATDSTVSDDGFSVESSDSSYLNRVTLKSGRLPTAKGECVLSADRVTDSSVGIGDTVTVLYGASDLTDVLDVREYTVVGFVSSSNYISSTSMGSTTLGSGLLGQYLYVTDDNFSDACPYTEVYVKAAGAQDEVAWSDAYQDKVDATKDNIEAALPQIKQERQDELKADAQTQLDDQKASFESEKADADAQLDDAKSQLDDAAATLADSKATLEDGEASYADGVSQLAEKRTEAADQLASGQATIDEKNEQLDEAQTTLDAQLASWNSSTPSYDADDQENSNKAGLEQKRQELQGQRDTYQAQLDALVGQAGTLDALDASKAKLDAAISQLEAQLATLTEGTPEYAAVEAQLEAAKEQLEDVTEAISAETKLTDGISQLDSGIASLTSGITEAESELSSAQATIDDGRAQVSSAQSTLDAQRSSATAQLDEAQATLDSSRAQLDDGWDQLASGQADYDSGLAEWQASRDEADAQLADAQAKIDDAQAQIDDISQPDIYTLDRTQNYGAESYISDSRRMDNIAAIFPLFFFIVAALVALTTMTRMVESDRTQIGCYKALGYSTARISSKYLVYAAVASVVGGIVGIFVLSQVLPMVVMNAYGIIYNVPSQPFPLGIDPVLGGLSLAAGVGITLLATWVAVVATLRETPAALMQPKAPKAGKRILLERIGPLWRRTSFTWKVTFRNLFRYKRRLLMCVIGIAGCTALLLTGLGVRDAINDIIDNQFGQISHYDCTIGLDDDASEDDVQSVVTYLDGTGDVDGHARTQSLNKQLGSATHDSTVVQVTIPQDCDAFTGMVTFRDRLTHDPITLDDSSVILSEKLATTLGVGVGDTVELFDQDDVGNATGQAHELTVTGVTENYVGDLLYLGKDAYASTGEAAPAYTTVYASVTDDATARDQITSDLHDESGVSTVSYIDETIESYRTMLRSMDIVMVVLVVSAAALAFIVLFDLTNINVEERSREIASLKVLGFTPREVNSYIFRETILLTLLGAVVGMPVGTAMEGFVVVTAEVDRIMFGRTIHPASYVVAFVLTLVFAVIVMLAMRRKLKAIDMVESLKSVD
- a CDS encoding ABC transporter ATP-binding protein; the protein is MAFVEFKDVRKVYHMGEVEVAAVDGMDFTMEAGELVVIVGPSGAGKTTVLNMLGGMDSCTSGAIELDGSVVSDYSERELTMYRRYDIGFVFQFYNLVQNLTALENVELASQICKDPLDAGTVLDEVGLSERKDNFPAQLSGGEQQRVAIARALAKNPKLLLCDEPTGALDYRTGKQILQLLQDTCHQTGRTVAIVTHNQAFCDIADRVIHIHEGRATSVETNASPVDASTVEW